Proteins from a genomic interval of Geoalkalibacter sp.:
- a CDS encoding putative nucleotidyltransferase substrate binding domain-containing protein, translated as MSNPVLGEDGFFFLQVDALCKSPAVTCTPETSIVEAARTMRDQQISGLVVVKGEIPAGIVSARDICDLIAVSGGTVDNFRVADVMKGDLVTIARNQYVYDAIFKMAKYNIHRVVVVDEQGRLHGVVTDTDFLSLQTRSPLYLTREIEFARSIKQLRAINEQITETISRASRSIADTPSLVQLISHFNDAFTLRVIALMESDEGIVLPAGAAYLALGSEGRGEQTLRTDQDSAMIYADDLGESALRSLERFAQRLVDALEEVGVPRCPGNTLASNPEWRCSLSTWKERLSLWISVPKPEHLVNFSMFQDFRTLHGDASLESRLHEHVQSCIQRNTLYLPYMARHVEGFRARIGMFGRILVERRGEGRGKVDIKKNGIFALTQGVSLLALELGIHSGTTWDKIDQLHKHGILSADDVETLDESFSYLMRLRISMQLHALAAGTTPTNYIDPLLMSTKERERLRSALKGVNSLMKILRVRYKLDSIAR; from the coding sequence ATGTCGAACCCCGTTCTCGGGGAAGATGGTTTTTTCTTCCTCCAGGTCGATGCCCTCTGCAAAAGCCCCGCGGTCACCTGCACGCCCGAGACGAGCATCGTCGAGGCGGCGCGGACCATGCGCGATCAGCAGATTTCGGGATTGGTCGTGGTAAAGGGCGAGATTCCCGCAGGGATTGTTTCGGCGCGCGATATTTGCGACCTGATCGCGGTATCCGGGGGAACGGTCGACAATTTTCGGGTCGCGGACGTCATGAAGGGGGATCTGGTCACCATCGCGCGCAATCAATATGTTTATGACGCCATTTTCAAAATGGCCAAATACAACATTCATCGCGTCGTGGTGGTTGATGAACAGGGCAGACTCCATGGCGTGGTCACCGATACGGATTTTCTCAGTCTGCAGACCCGCAGTCCGCTCTATCTGACGCGAGAAATCGAATTTGCCAGATCCATCAAGCAGTTGCGTGCGATCAACGAACAGATTACCGAAACCATCAGCCGGGCATCGCGCTCCATCGCCGATACCCCGAGCCTTGTGCAACTCATTTCCCATTTCAACGATGCCTTTACCCTGCGCGTCATCGCCTTGATGGAGAGCGACGAGGGAATCGTTCTGCCTGCCGGGGCGGCCTACCTGGCCCTGGGCAGCGAGGGGCGCGGAGAGCAGACGCTGCGCACGGATCAGGACAGCGCCATGATCTATGCGGATGATCTTGGCGAGTCGGCGCTGCGGTCCCTTGAGCGTTTTGCCCAACGCTTGGTTGATGCCCTTGAGGAGGTGGGCGTGCCGCGCTGTCCCGGCAACACCCTGGCCAGCAATCCGGAGTGGCGCTGCAGTCTGTCCACGTGGAAAGAGCGCCTCAGTCTGTGGATTTCCGTGCCCAAGCCTGAACATCTGGTCAATTTCAGCATGTTTCAGGATTTCAGAACCCTGCACGGCGATGCGTCCCTGGAGTCGCGGCTTCATGAGCATGTCCAGTCCTGCATTCAGCGCAACACCCTTTACCTGCCCTATATGGCGAGGCATGTCGAAGGCTTTCGGGCGCGCATCGGAATGTTCGGCCGGATTCTGGTCGAGCGTCGCGGCGAGGGTCGCGGCAAGGTCGACATCAAGAAAAACGGCATCTTCGCCCTGACTCAAGGGGTCAGCCTGCTTGCCCTGGAATTGGGCATTCATAGCGGCACCACCTGGGACAAGATTGATCAACTCCACAAGCACGGCATTTTGTCCGCCGATGACGTCGAAACCCTCGACGAGTCCTTTTCCTATCTGATGCGGCTGAGAATTTCCATGCAACTTCATGCCCTGGCCGCCGGCACCACTCCCACCAACTATATCGATCCGCTGCTGATGAGCACCAAGGAACGCGAGCGCCTGCGCTCGGCCCTCAAAGGTGTCAACAGCCTCATGAAAATCCTTCGCGTGCGTTACAAGCTCGACTCCATCGCTCGCTGA